The genomic window TAGCTGACCATGGACAGTACTGTCAGGTAGAACACTGCACCGACATTGCCGTAGGCGCCGGTCATGCCAGCTACCTGGCCGGTGAGGCGGCGCTTGATCAGCGGCACGACGGCAAAGACGGCACCTTCACCGGCCTGGACGAAGAAGGAGCAGGCCATGGCGGCAATGACGGCCAGTGCCAGCGGCCAGCTGCTGTCGATCACCGACATGACACCATAGCCCAGGGCAAGACCCGCGGTCAGTACCAGCAGGGTGGCTTTGCGTCCGCAGCGATCGCTGATCAGGCCACCGGCCGGGCGGGACATCAGGTTCATGAAAGCATAGCCCGAGGCGAGCAGGCCGGCATAGACCATGTCCAGCTCGAAAACGTCGGCGAAGAACAGTGGCAGCATCGAGACCACGGCCAGCTCCGAACCGAAGGTGGCGAAGTAGAGCACATTCAGTACCGCAACCTGCTTGAACTTGTAACGGTGCATTTCCGGTACCGGCTGGGTGAAGATCTCCCGGTTGACGCTGTAGGCGCTGTAGCAGTCATAAATGAAGAAGATCGCCAGGCCAATATAGATAAAGAACGCGACTGTGGCGCTGAGAATCGATACACCCTGGGGCGACAGTTTCCAGCACAGCAGCGCCAGGGCCGCATAGAGAGGGATTTTCATGATCAGCAGGAAAACGAAGTCGCCCTTGCTGGTGACTTCCAGCCCGCCGATACGCTTGGGCTTGAAGTAGGTCGAACCCTTGGGGGTATCGGACACATTGAAAAACCACACAAAGCTGAAGATCAGGCACAGCAGACCGGTGGTGGCCACGGCATAGCGCCAGCCGTCTTCGCCGCCAAAAATCAGTGCCAGGGTTGGCAGCAGCATGGCGGCGGCGGCGGAACCGAAGTTGCCCCAGCCGCCGTAAATGCCTTCAGCGGTACCCAGTTCGTTGGCCGGGAACCATTCGCTCACCATGCGGATGCCGACAACGAAGCCTGCACCTATAAAGCCCAGCAGGAAACGGGCGACGGCGGCCTGGGTAAAGTCCTGCGCCAGGGCGAACATGAAGCAGGGCAGGCTGCAGAAGAACAGCAGCGCGGCGTAGACATTGCGCGGGCCGTACTTGTCGGTCAGCATGCCGATCAGAACGCGGGCCGGAATGGTCAGGGCGACGTTGAGAATCAGCAGCGTCTTGATTTCGTCGGAGGTCAGTCCCAAGGAGGTCTTGATCACGCCCAGCAGGGGCGCGAAGTTGAACCAGACAAAGAACGTCAGGAAGAAGGCGATCCAGCTCATGTGCAGGATCTTCATTTTGCCGCTAAAGGCAAACAGGTTGAGCTTGGTGTGATCAGTCATAGGTCTTCATCCATTACTGGGCCAGCAAAGTGCAAAAAAAATGGCGTCCAAGATTCCCGTTGCCGGGAAGGCTTGAACGCCATTGTTCAAATTTGGTGCGTTTGCCCTTTTATGGGCCTTGTTTCGGTGCGTCAGGAGTTGTCTTTTTACCCGCTATCTGGCCCCTGGCGCCGTTGCCGTGGGTCAGGCGGCAGCCGGGGCTGTCGTTTCTCCTGTGGATGCCATGGATGAATGCACGTCCTGTGCCAGTACTGCGCTTTCGGTTGTTATTGCGGTTTCGGTTGCGGGTTTGGTAGGGGCAGACTTCCCGCTCGGCGTACTGCGCTGACTGTTGTCCTGGTCTGGCTTGTGCTGCTTCTCGTACAGGAAACTCAGCACCTCGTGGCGGTAGTGGTTGTAGCGGGCGTCGTCGGCCAGTTCGATGCGGTTGCGTGGCCGCTCCAGTTCAATTTTAAGGATCTCGCCCACGGTGGCCGCCGGGCCATTGGTCATCATGACGATACGATCCGACAGCAGCACGGCCTCGTCGACATCGTGGGTGATCATGATCACGGTATTGTTGAGCCGCGCCTGGATCTCCATCAGGGAGTCCTGCAGATGGGCGCGGGTCAGGGCATCCAGGGCGCCGAAGGGTTCGTCCATCAGCAGCACTTTGGGCTGCATCGCCAGCGCCCGGGCTATGCCTACGCGCTGCTTCATGCCACCGGAAATTTCATCCGGGCGCTTGTGCAGGGCGTGGCTCATGTGCACCAGCTCCAGGTTGTGCTCGATCCAGTCCTTCATTTCGGCGCGGGTCTTGCTGTTACGAAATACCTGCCTGACCGCCAGTTCGACGTTTTCGTAGGCGCTGAGCCAGGGCAGCAGCGAGTGGTTCTGAAACACCACGGCCCGTTCGGGGCCGGGCTCGCGCACCTCCTTGCCCTCCAGTACCACACCGCCCTCTGTGGCCTCATAGAGGCCGGCAACCAGGTTGAGCACTGTGGACTTGCCACAGCCGGAGTGGCCGATCAGGGAGACGAATTCGCCCTGGTCGATCTTCAGATTGACGCCGTCCAGGGCGCGAAAAGGGCCGCGGGGGGTCGGAAAGTCGATCGCTACGCCGGTAAGTTCCAGGTGAGTCATGGGGTGTCTCCTTGTTGGGTGGCTAGTGCACTAGCGCACGACGGCGTTTTTGTCCCAGGAAATGCGGCTCTGCAGCAGCTGCATGGCGCGATCGAGCATAAAACCGATGATGCCGATCACCAGGACCGCGACCATGATGCGCCCGAGGGAGTCGGAGCTGCCGTTCTGAAACTCGTCCCAGACGAACTTGCCGAGCCCCGGGTTCTGCGCCAGCATTTCGGCGGCGATCAGCACCATCCAGGCGATGCCCAGCGACAGTCGCAGGCCGGTAAACATGGCAGGAATCGAGGCCGGAATGGCGATCTTGAGAACGTGGGTCATGAACGGCAGGCGCAGCACCTTGCTGACGTTTTTAAGGTCCTGGCTGATGCTCGACACCCCCACGGCGGTATTGATCAGCGTTGGCCACAGGCTGCACAGGGACACCGTGATCAGCGAGGTAACAAAGGACTTGGCAAACATGGGGTCGTCGGAGACGTAAAGCGCGCTGACCACCATGGTGACCAGGGGTAGCCAGGCCAGGGGGGAGACCGGCTTGAACAGCTGAATCAGCGGATTAAGCGCCGCGTACAGGGTGCCGTTGAGGCCGATCAGGATGCCCAGCGGAATGGCGATCAGGCTGGCCAGGGCAAAGCCTGCCAGTACCGTGACCAGGCTGGTGCCGATTTGATCGACAAAGGTGGGTTTGCCGGTGTAGTTGCGCAGCCGTACCTCGGCGCCGGGGTCCTTGGCCAGAGTGGCGGCATTGCGCTTTTCCTGGCGCTCCATAAAGGCGGCTTCGCGGCCGCGCTCGCGCTGGTGGTCGGCGATCAGGCCAAAGGACTGTTCATACACCTGGGTCGGGCCTGGGAACTTGCCCAGCGAAGTATCGATATTGCGCGCGGCTATATGCCAGGCGAACACAAACACCAGCAGGCCGAGCAGCGGCAGCAGCAGGGCACGGGCGATGCGAGTGACGCTGTCGGCACTGGGTGCGCGCAGTGACAGGCGCAGCCGGCGGGCCTTTAGAGGGTGACTTTGGGGACTTGTAGTGCTCACGGTTATTGCTCCACAACGGAGGCGCAGGCGTGCTGCCTGCGCCGGTTAAGCTCAGATTTTGTCGTCGCCCTTGAGGCCGATACCGAATTTTTTCAGGTAGTCGTTGGGGCTGTGGCCGTCGTAGGTGATGCCATCTATAAAGTGGGTCTGGGGCGCGCGGTAGCCATCTTCAGTGCCGAAGTCCGGGAACTCGGAGGCCTCCATCTTGCCTTCCTCGATCAGGGACTGGGCCGCCTGGGCGTAGATGTCCGGGCGATAGACCTTCTTGGCGATATCCATAAACCAGCTGTCCGGCTTGGCATCCTCGATCTGGCCCCAGCGGCGCATCTGTGTCAGGTACCAGATGGCGTCCGAGTAGTAGGGGTAGGTGGCGTTATGGCGGAAGAAGACGTTGAAATCGGGCACCTCGCGTATGTCACCTTTTTCGTATTCGAAGGTACCGGTCATGGAATTGGCGATAACTTCATAATCAGCACCGACATATTCAGGCCGGGACAAAATCTCAACGGCTTCGGGGCGGTTACCGTTGTCGTTGGCGTCCAGCCACTTGGCGGCACGGATCATGGCCTTGACGACGCGCAGGTGGGTGTTGGGGTTGGCATCGGCCCAGGCCTTGGATACGCCGAACACTTTTTCGGGGTTGTCCTTCCAGATTTCGTAATCGGTGATGATGGGCACGCCTATGCCCTTGAATACCGCCTGCTGGTTCCAGGGCTCACCGACGCAGTAGCCATGAATGGTGCCGGCTTCGAGTGTGGCGGGCATCTGTGGCGGCGGCGTGACCGACAGCAGGGCATCGGCACTGAGCTGGCCGCTGATATCACCCTTGTGGGGCGCATAGAAGCCGGGGTGTATGCCAC from Marinobacterium aestuarii includes these protein-coding regions:
- a CDS encoding NarK family nitrate/nitrite MFS transporter — its product is MTDHTKLNLFAFSGKMKILHMSWIAFFLTFFVWFNFAPLLGVIKTSLGLTSDEIKTLLILNVALTIPARVLIGMLTDKYGPRNVYAALLFFCSLPCFMFALAQDFTQAAVARFLLGFIGAGFVVGIRMVSEWFPANELGTAEGIYGGWGNFGSAAAAMLLPTLALIFGGEDGWRYAVATTGLLCLIFSFVWFFNVSDTPKGSTYFKPKRIGGLEVTSKGDFVFLLIMKIPLYAALALLCWKLSPQGVSILSATVAFFIYIGLAIFFIYDCYSAYSVNREIFTQPVPEMHRYKFKQVAVLNVLYFATFGSELAVVSMLPLFFADVFELDMVYAGLLASGYAFMNLMSRPAGGLISDRCGRKATLLVLTAGLALGYGVMSVIDSSWPLALAVIAAMACSFFVQAGEGAVFAVVPLIKRRLTGQVAGMTGAYGNVGAVFYLTVLSMVSYQTFFMVIAATAVLGFAVLLLLEEPKGHMAEVNADGSVELINVS
- a CDS encoding ABC transporter ATP-binding protein; translation: MTHLELTGVAIDFPTPRGPFRALDGVNLKIDQGEFVSLIGHSGCGKSTVLNLVAGLYEATEGGVVLEGKEVREPGPERAVVFQNHSLLPWLSAYENVELAVRQVFRNSKTRAEMKDWIEHNLELVHMSHALHKRPDEISGGMKQRVGIARALAMQPKVLLMDEPFGALDALTRAHLQDSLMEIQARLNNTVIMITHDVDEAVLLSDRIVMMTNGPAATVGEILKIELERPRNRIELADDARYNHYRHEVLSFLYEKQHKPDQDNSQRSTPSGKSAPTKPATETAITTESAVLAQDVHSSMASTGETTAPAAA
- a CDS encoding CmpA/NrtA family ABC transporter substrate-binding protein translates to MTLSLAQAAIGPPEKEDLKFGFIKLTDMAPLAIAYEKGYFEDEGLFVQVEAQANWKVLLDRVIDGQLDGAHMLAGQPLGATIGYGTQAHIITAFSMDLNGNGITVSNDIWERMKPHIPKDADGRPVHPIKADYLKPVVDEFKAQGKPFNMGMVFPVSTHNYELRYWLAAGGIHPGFYAPHKGDISGQLSADALLSVTPPPQMPATLEAGTIHGYCVGEPWNQQAVFKGIGVPIITDYEIWKDNPEKVFGVSKAWADANPNTHLRVVKAMIRAAKWLDANDNGNRPEAVEILSRPEYVGADYEVIANSMTGTFEYEKGDIREVPDFNVFFRHNATYPYYSDAIWYLTQMRRWGQIEDAKPDSWFMDIAKKVYRPDIYAQAAQSLIEEGKMEASEFPDFGTEDGYRAPQTHFIDGITYDGHSPNDYLKKFGIGLKGDDKI
- a CDS encoding ABC transporter permease, whose protein sequence is MSLRAPSADSVTRIARALLLPLLGLLVFVFAWHIAARNIDTSLGKFPGPTQVYEQSFGLIADHQRERGREAAFMERQEKRNAATLAKDPGAEVRLRNYTGKPTFVDQIGTSLVTVLAGFALASLIAIPLGILIGLNGTLYAALNPLIQLFKPVSPLAWLPLVTMVVSALYVSDDPMFAKSFVTSLITVSLCSLWPTLINTAVGVSSISQDLKNVSKVLRLPFMTHVLKIAIPASIPAMFTGLRLSLGIAWMVLIAAEMLAQNPGLGKFVWDEFQNGSSDSLGRIMVAVLVIGIIGFMLDRAMQLLQSRISWDKNAVVR